One region of Sulfurisphaera ohwakuensis genomic DNA includes:
- a CDS encoding APC family permease — translation MSQEKRSLFLRESSGLVREVSPWASMSATFGLVTGGVPILIISWLFTAPGANWVLAFLLALPPTLGMAFLFYIAGVSMPRAGGDYVFNSRAVHPVVGFVNYWGLFIGFALSLGYYSYLAAQWFAYLFSGIGLAYSNQYFLNIGNFLGSTEAEVILGTIVVIISTALAMIPRFQWKFVLWGGIISLLSSIIMFVALAQISPSQFALALSKNVGIPNAYSEVIQDAESNGLTFYPTLYASFLALPVIWYYYTWYNLPASWSGEMKRPKMNVLYSIILAILIISVYYILIVYFSEKAFGASFLTSWSYISYNGINDTVYNTLSNIGDFIPYFAFIVNHSLALFIIMFIALWLPNFYSNPPLVVALVRYLFAWSFDRVMPSWLADVNDRFKSPLKATILVGILGEIGVLLYAFNTPVAIVDTTVVFEIGYAIFAISTALMPFVRKDLYKRAVQHKWNIAGIPVISIIGFAVFGFLMWVLALTWNNPVLLPVNFVTILSLGIIYGAGVLIYVTGYLLNRRNGIDLNLLFNEVPPE, via the coding sequence ATGTCCCAAGAGAAAAGATCTCTATTCTTAAGAGAGAGTTCTGGTCTAGTAAGAGAAGTTAGCCCCTGGGCATCAATGTCAGCAACTTTCGGATTAGTAACCGGTGGTGTACCAATTCTTATAATTTCATGGCTTTTCACAGCACCGGGGGCAAATTGGGTGCTAGCCTTCTTACTAGCTTTACCCCCAACTTTAGGAATGGCATTTCTTTTTTATATAGCTGGAGTTTCAATGCCTAGAGCTGGAGGAGACTATGTTTTTAACAGTAGGGCAGTCCATCCAGTAGTAGGTTTTGTAAATTATTGGGGTTTATTTATAGGTTTTGCACTTTCTTTAGGGTATTATAGTTACTTAGCCGCACAATGGTTCGCATATTTATTCTCTGGTATTGGATTAGCTTACAGTAATCAATACTTTCTAAATATAGGCAATTTCTTAGGATCTACTGAAGCTGAGGTAATTTTAGGAACAATTGTAGTCATAATTTCAACAGCTTTAGCTATGATACCTAGATTCCAATGGAAGTTTGTGCTGTGGGGAGGTATAATTTCCCTTTTATCTAGTATAATAATGTTTGTTGCATTAGCTCAAATAAGTCCATCTCAATTTGCACTAGCCCTAAGTAAGAATGTTGGGATACCAAATGCTTATAGTGAAGTTATTCAAGACGCGGAAAGTAATGGATTAACATTTTATCCGACTTTATATGCGTCATTTTTAGCATTACCAGTAATTTGGTACTATTATACATGGTACAATTTACCAGCTTCATGGTCCGGAGAAATGAAAAGACCGAAAATGAATGTGCTTTATTCAATAATTCTAGCAATACTGATAATATCAGTATATTATATTTTAATAGTATACTTTAGCGAGAAAGCTTTTGGTGCATCTTTCCTTACATCATGGAGTTATATATCATACAATGGTATTAATGACACTGTTTATAACACTCTAAGTAATATAGGAGATTTTATACCATACTTCGCATTTATTGTAAATCACAGTTTAGCGCTATTCATTATTATGTTTATTGCATTATGGCTACCAAACTTTTATAGTAACCCACCATTAGTTGTAGCATTAGTAAGATATCTATTCGCATGGTCTTTTGATAGGGTTATGCCGTCATGGTTAGCTGATGTTAATGATAGATTTAAGTCGCCATTAAAAGCTACAATATTAGTTGGTATTTTAGGTGAAATTGGAGTATTACTTTATGCGTTTAACACTCCAGTAGCTATTGTAGATACTACTGTAGTATTTGAAATAGGATATGCAATTTTCGCAATATCTACTGCGTTAATGCCATTTGTAAGAAAAGATCTCTATAAAAGAGCTGTTCAGCATAAATGGAACATTGCTGGAATTCCAGTTATATCAATAATTGGATTTGCCGTTTTCGGCTTTCTGATGTGGGTGCTAGCCCTCACTTGGAATAACCCAGTGTTACTACCAGTGAATTTTGTAACTATCCTATCTCTAGGAATAATATATGGAGCCGGAGTCTTAATATATGTTACAGGTTATCTACTGAATAGAAGAAATGGAATAGACCTAAACTTGTTATTTAATGAGGTTCCACCAGAATAA
- a CDS encoding type II toxin-antitoxin system RelE family toxin has protein sequence MVCDKWELRFSMRKARNYQELIDFVADRYNDKVVMLIFEKIELLEIDPFKYAREKLGRDKYGNPLFSIEVTGNLRIIYSVDSKNCVVFIWEIGTHGRFISLSLLPNSPQNIFLKLL, from the coding sequence GTGGTTTGTGATAAGTGGGAATTGAGGTTTTCAATGAGGAAAGCTAGGAACTATCAAGAGCTAATAGATTTTGTTGCTGATAGATATAACGATAAGGTCGTTATGCTTATTTTTGAAAAAATAGAATTGCTCGAAATAGATCCCTTTAAATATGCGAGGGAAAAATTGGGTAGGGACAAATATGGAAATCCTTTATTTTCAATAGAGGTTACTGGTAATCTTAGAATAATTTATAGTGTAGATTCAAAAAACTGTGTAGTATTTATTTGGGAGATTGGGACTCATGGAAGGTTTATAAGCCTTAGCCTTCTCCCTAATTCTCCTCAAAACATCTTCCTTAAACTTCTCTAA
- a CDS encoding class II glutamine amidotransferase, with translation MCRMLAYIGGKEKLKKLAECLITSAKDDPITHDVHSDGWGIVAFQEDEIIYYRSVNPIFKEREKLINIIDSLKNAKVIIHARLATDKSLIASYLSHPYIESNEKGIFFIAHNGSVDKQSLGEALGINPKLMVDSELIGKYIQKKGIEGVKDLIKYTKSALNLLILYLDRESRKSHLYYFNYYNKDYIRSKRIPEEYYKMYIGENYIFSSSLAYTGCDKMREAEFGELKEL, from the coding sequence ATGTGTAGAATGTTAGCTTATATAGGGGGAAAGGAAAAGCTTAAAAAACTTGCAGAGTGTTTGATAACATCCGCTAAAGACGACCCTATAACACATGACGTACATTCTGATGGTTGGGGCATTGTGGCTTTCCAAGAGGACGAAATAATTTACTATCGCAGTGTAAATCCTATCTTTAAAGAGAGAGAAAAACTCATAAATATTATAGATTCTTTAAAGAATGCTAAAGTAATTATTCACGCTAGATTAGCTACTGATAAGTCATTAATAGCATCTTATTTATCACATCCATATATTGAAAGTAATGAGAAAGGAATATTCTTTATTGCCCATAATGGTAGTGTTGATAAACAATCGCTTGGTGAAGCTTTAGGAATAAATCCTAAACTTATGGTTGACTCTGAGCTTATTGGAAAGTATATACAGAAAAAAGGAATAGAAGGAGTTAAAGACTTGATTAAGTATACTAAATCTGCCTTAAACTTACTAATATTATATTTGGATAGAGAAAGTAGAAAGTCTCACTTATACTATTTTAACTATTATAATAAAGATTACATAAGAAGTAAAAGAATTCCAGAAGAGTATTATAAAATGTATATTGGTGAGAATTACATTTTCTCCTCTTCGTTAGCTTATACTGGTTGTGACAAGATGAGAGAGGCTGAGTTCGGAGAACTAAAAGAACTCTAA
- a CDS encoding MFS transporter, which yields MQKKDITFLHALLIIIPLTIAIRASNNMLMTTIPLVTKYIFNFSESEIGIISALTSLFTFIGSGVINSRLKRDMRKKVFRVSGIVYAILLPIFYFASPITIWVLSALAGIVLGILMPNIITYAGLLKDRKQRERVLSIYTLALSASLVIGPAIESWILNYFSLLEVFLFFAPFSILSGIMSFFVDFPEERNDGKKTKVFENPGFITAVINILTYNIVFSILLAFAGIYAKSTFNISYSSVTLIFSAFFLTSFLSRLYLSIRPAERLWYYMSFAISITTLGLVFISVLPSNLVLFTVALLLLGIPHGITYPLSIISISRTFLPEERNEANSIFFAVMMLIGIITPTISGFVIEIIGFRTTLTLIIPIILSLLVLLRRYVKYVDNQIDRTHMNIAK from the coding sequence ATGCAAAAAAAGGATATAACATTTCTTCATGCATTATTAATTATTATTCCTTTGACTATTGCAATAAGAGCATCTAATAATATGTTAATGACAACAATTCCCCTTGTAACCAAATACATATTTAATTTTAGCGAAAGCGAGATCGGAATTATTTCAGCCCTAACTTCACTGTTTACGTTTATTGGAAGCGGTGTAATCAATTCTAGATTGAAACGCGATATGAGGAAAAAAGTTTTTAGAGTATCTGGCATAGTTTACGCTATACTTTTACCTATCTTTTATTTTGCTTCTCCAATTACTATTTGGGTTTTATCAGCGTTAGCCGGGATTGTTCTTGGTATACTTATGCCAAATATTATTACTTACGCTGGGTTATTAAAAGATAGAAAGCAAAGGGAAAGAGTACTCTCAATTTATACCTTAGCATTATCAGCAAGTTTAGTAATTGGACCAGCAATTGAGTCATGGATATTAAATTACTTTTCACTCCTAGAAGTTTTCCTATTCTTTGCCCCATTCTCAATTCTTTCTGGGATAATGTCATTCTTTGTAGATTTCCCAGAAGAGAGAAATGACGGTAAAAAGACAAAAGTCTTCGAAAATCCAGGGTTTATAACGGCAGTTATCAATATCTTAACATATAATATAGTTTTCTCAATACTTCTTGCTTTTGCAGGAATATATGCAAAATCTACTTTTAATATCTCTTACTCTTCTGTTACCCTAATCTTCTCAGCTTTCTTTCTAACCTCATTCCTTTCTAGGCTTTATCTTTCTATTAGGCCTGCAGAAAGGCTATGGTATTATATGTCTTTTGCAATATCAATAACAACACTTGGTTTAGTATTTATTTCAGTTTTACCATCAAACTTAGTTCTCTTTACAGTAGCTCTCTTGCTTCTAGGAATTCCTCATGGAATAACATATCCATTATCCATTATTTCTATAAGTAGAACTTTTTTACCGGAAGAAAGAAATGAGGCTAACAGTATCTTCTTTGCAGTCATGATGTTAATAGGCATAATAACTCCTACAATATCGGGCTTTGTAATTGAGATAATTGGATTTAGAACCACTCTAACTTTAATAATCCCTATAATCCTCTCGCTTCTAGTCTTGTTAAGACGTTATGTTAAATATGTTGATAATCAGATTGATAGAACCCATATGAATATAGCTAAATGA
- a CDS encoding MFS transporter: protein MKRKFLIIGFIIMSFNSLYQYSWNAFLPHLVKGLNSTIPEIEVAFTLFTFFSTVFQIIGGSIADYKGPKGIGIISSILSAIGFLGTSFSNTIYEFYFFWSLGSIGEGILYGIAANLAVKWFSKTRGFATGFVSLGFGLGASIVNPFIYPYQDYRLVMLIIGLVEVVSLSFLLNFVEYPGTVRGEKPSKIIKEGRWWLIYLSFALSAVPLTIYSSSLSVIGNENTLFLITLFPLLSGISRPILGYISDILGRYRTLILTLTMMILGSLLFTFNVILASVIVIGFFGGSLITLYFSISGDIFGEKYSTSNNAILYTGKAVSGLLGSFVFSLLLSTPIYKEFGLISAVSGFILFSLLDKQKTLRP, encoded by the coding sequence GTGAAGAGAAAATTTCTAATAATTGGATTCATTATTATGTCATTCAACTCATTATATCAATATTCTTGGAATGCGTTCCTACCTCACCTGGTTAAAGGATTAAATTCTACGATACCAGAAATAGAAGTAGCTTTCACTCTCTTTACATTCTTTTCAACAGTTTTCCAAATAATTGGAGGAAGTATAGCTGACTATAAAGGGCCTAAAGGTATTGGAATTATATCATCAATACTCTCAGCAATAGGCTTCTTAGGTACTTCATTTTCAAATACCATTTACGAGTTCTATTTCTTTTGGTCTTTAGGAAGTATAGGTGAAGGGATCTTGTATGGAATTGCGGCAAATTTAGCTGTAAAATGGTTTAGTAAGACTAGAGGATTTGCTACCGGTTTCGTATCCTTGGGTTTCGGTCTAGGTGCATCAATAGTGAATCCCTTTATTTATCCCTATCAAGATTATAGGCTAGTAATGTTGATCATAGGGCTAGTAGAAGTAGTGTCATTATCATTTCTATTGAATTTTGTGGAATATCCTGGCACTGTAAGAGGAGAAAAACCAAGTAAAATAATAAAAGAAGGTAGATGGTGGTTAATTTACCTTTCATTTGCATTAAGCGCAGTTCCTTTAACAATATACTCATCATCACTTTCTGTGATAGGAAATGAGAATACGTTATTCTTAATTACATTATTTCCTTTGTTAAGCGGGATAAGTAGACCAATCTTGGGGTATATTTCAGACATACTAGGAAGATACAGAACATTAATCTTAACACTCACTATGATGATATTAGGGAGTCTACTGTTTACTTTTAACGTTATATTAGCCTCAGTAATAGTAATTGGATTTTTTGGTGGTTCACTTATAACACTTTACTTTTCAATATCTGGAGACATATTCGGTGAAAAATATTCTACTTCAAATAATGCAATTCTATATACTGGAAAAGCTGTATCTGGGCTCTTAGGTAGTTTTGTCTTTTCCTTGTTGCTTTCAACACCTATATATAAAGAATTTGGTTTAATATCTGCTGTATCAGGTTTTATTCTCTTCTCTTTGTTAGACAAACAGAAAACATTAAGGCCATAA
- the doxA gene encoding thiosulfate:quinone oxidoreductase small subunit, with protein sequence MNKVAIVGIIFALFTVGWILGTGQWAYGNVVGPLFNNSKLPKLNVTYITAYNTPQGLCLIMNITDIDGPDAYPASAPLMEISNGTWHIFLNSSQIANDTVKIIQAPWNANKKDSVNWYSGFIVVLGSEGQFHLLIKGLHLSPGKYEVKLYTPAISSSRQAIAYFTISS encoded by the coding sequence ATGAACAAAGTAGCAATTGTAGGAATTATTTTTGCATTATTCACTGTAGGCTGGATTTTAGGTACTGGCCAATGGGCATATGGTAATGTTGTAGGACCATTATTCAATAATTCAAAACTACCAAAGCTTAATGTTACCTATATTACTGCATATAATACTCCGCAAGGCTTATGCTTGATCATGAATATTACTGATATTGATGGTCCTGATGCATACCCAGCATCTGCTCCTCTAATGGAAATATCTAATGGAACATGGCACATTTTCCTAAACTCTTCACAGATTGCTAATGATACAGTAAAGATAATTCAAGCACCATGGAATGCAAATAAGAAGGATTCTGTTAATTGGTACTCAGGATTTATAGTTGTTTTAGGAAGTGAAGGACAATTCCATCTGCTAATAAAGGGATTACATTTATCTCCAGGTAAGTATGAAGTAAAGCTGTATACTCCAGCAATAAGTTCAAGCAGGCAAGCGATTGCTTACTTCACGATAAGTAGTTGA
- a CDS encoding type II toxin-antitoxin system RelE family toxin: MFNKKINSLEELAEYLLDEFESDKLVMLILEKVLLILDSPFKYAREKLGKNKYGNPMFSIEVTGDIRILYSVDSKNCIVFIWKMGSHKRVYGP, translated from the coding sequence ATGTTCAATAAGAAAATAAACAGTTTAGAAGAATTAGCGGAATATTTGCTTGATGAATTTGAAAGCGATAAATTGGTTATGCTTATTCTGGAAAAGGTATTACTCATACTCGATAGTCCTTTCAAATATGCGAGAGAGAAGCTGGGAAAGAATAAGTACGGTAATCCCATGTTTTCCATAGAAGTTACGGGGGATATAAGGATACTTTATAGTGTTGATTCAAAAAACTGTATTGTATTTATTTGGAAGATGGGATCTCATAAGAGGGTTTACGGTCCTTAG
- a CDS encoding DUF1286 domain-containing protein → MKLRTHYVFSLGVISLVLVFLSNNFFTNFFIAAYSSILGNSLIDRLGHRELLTGRGLIPVRTPLTHTYPRSVVWGLLPTVPLIFLIHYIYGYYALVEVLVSGIIVGPTHMFLDMFTEAGVYVKKNGKWRRFALAHFRYDNPAVNGLAIFVGFILLLIAYYITYPYYF, encoded by the coding sequence GTGAAATTGAGGACTCATTATGTTTTCTCGCTTGGTGTTATATCATTAGTTTTGGTTTTTCTTTCTAACAATTTTTTCACGAATTTTTTCATAGCTGCATATTCTTCTATTTTGGGTAATTCTTTGATTGATCGGTTGGGGCATAGGGAATTGTTGACGGGGAGAGGTTTAATACCGGTTAGGACTCCTTTAACCCACACTTATCCGAGGAGTGTAGTATGGGGATTATTACCTACAGTTCCCTTAATCTTCCTAATACACTATATATACGGTTATTATGCTTTAGTGGAAGTATTGGTTTCCGGTATTATTGTCGGTCCCACACATATGTTCTTGGATATGTTTACTGAAGCCGGGGTTTATGTGAAGAAAAATGGGAAATGGAGGAGGTTCGCATTAGCCCACTTCAGATATGATAACCCCGCAGTAAATGGTTTAGCAATCTTTGTCGGTTTCATACTCCTATTAATTGCATATTATATTACTTATCCATATTATTTCTAA
- a CDS encoding SWIM zinc finger family protein, producing MENYSKEIRERASQIYSDGGILGLLKRGNKLIGIVKDIDIYRVEYDLSLNKGKCECRLGENCEHIYAIKMSYEKGEYIDFDSLENKIIGLNKRELLGILVTLIEKFPMIANYIYPIENAKYSLERYINLIKQNPGENIVNSFTDFLINNREKINKDDIFIILDTIASCKSKCFYNFITEKPYDENLMKTLANILLEKEVKEDDIKKLEKIIGKDKYGNLDTFVLTLLDNEDIRKLMDIRIYLNALIRRGDKDKILKLLQTDVISKEEKFNILLQTDEKEALEFAKINMLYSSLFNYYYNLGEFSQALENLKKMIELKDIIGISNHKDKILPLIKGNPDLVKSLYELSKDNVILYPLLINLYDVASGSLKYDIAVTVMDKFLSLKDFCPDVIRIVGEQRKEKLSYIVQHLTEELVERKRYEDVIQCLKVARKYMMIEDFNNLLSQIKENYKRKRQLVSLINKYLS from the coding sequence ATGGAAAATTATTCTAAGGAGATACGCGAGAGGGCTTCTCAAATTTATTCAGATGGAGGTATTTTAGGTTTATTAAAGCGAGGCAATAAGTTAATTGGAATTGTAAAAGATATTGATATTTATAGGGTTGAATACGATCTGTCACTAAATAAAGGAAAATGTGAGTGCAGACTTGGAGAAAACTGTGAACATATTTATGCGATTAAGATGAGCTATGAAAAAGGTGAATATATAGATTTTGATAGCTTAGAAAATAAGATTATAGGACTTAATAAAAGAGAACTTCTTGGAATTTTAGTTACTTTAATAGAAAAATTCCCCATGATTGCTAATTATATCTATCCTATTGAGAATGCTAAATATTCCTTAGAGAGATATATAAATCTGATAAAGCAAAATCCTGGGGAAAATATAGTTAACTCATTTACTGATTTTCTTATAAATAATAGAGAAAAAATTAATAAAGATGATATTTTTATTATTCTCGATACTATTGCATCTTGTAAAAGTAAATGCTTCTATAATTTTATCACAGAAAAACCATATGATGAGAATTTAATGAAAACTTTAGCTAATATATTATTAGAGAAAGAAGTTAAAGAGGATGATATCAAAAAATTGGAGAAAATTATTGGAAAGGATAAATACGGTAACCTTGATACTTTTGTTTTAACTTTACTCGATAACGAGGATATAAGGAAATTAATGGATATTAGAATTTATCTAAATGCTTTAATTAGAAGAGGCGATAAGGATAAAATATTAAAATTACTTCAAACTGATGTAATTTCTAAGGAAGAGAAATTTAATATTCTACTTCAAACTGATGAGAAAGAGGCTTTAGAATTCGCAAAAATCAATATGCTTTACTCAAGCCTCTTCAATTATTATTATAACTTAGGTGAATTTTCACAAGCATTAGAAAATTTAAAGAAAATGATAGAGCTTAAAGATATTATTGGTATAAGTAATCATAAAGATAAAATATTGCCTCTTATAAAAGGCAATCCTGATCTAGTTAAGTCGTTATATGAATTATCTAAGGATAATGTAATCCTCTACCCTCTTCTTATCAACCTATATGATGTAGCATCTGGTTCTTTAAAATATGACATTGCAGTTACAGTAATGGATAAGTTTCTTTCCTTAAAAGATTTCTGCCCAGATGTAATAAGGATAGTAGGAGAACAAAGAAAGGAAAAGTTAAGCTATATTGTGCAACATTTAACTGAAGAACTTGTGGAAAGGAAGAGATATGAAGACGTAATACAATGTCTAAAAGTTGCTAGAAAATATATGATGATTGAAGATTTCAATAATTTATTATCACAAATAAAAGAGAATTACAAAAGAAAGAGACAACTAGTTAGTCTTATAAATAAATATTTATCATAA
- the doxD gene encoding thiosulfate:quinone oxidoreductase large subunit: MSKINFNEGNATRLEYIWPIRFAVGWMFLDGGLRKAVLKPAKLDPNSPSFVGGKLVNFLPHAGPFKPFLLMTLENHALNVTFLTIFSYIEILAGLFLVIGLLTRLAAFGAAVMAIGMAPAYWLGSTCEDEWQIGSLLTAGAIVVMLTGAGRVWGLDYFLYKKFGDRGIANVPILKWIKLW, encoded by the coding sequence ATGTCAAAGATAAACTTCAATGAAGGAAATGCAACAAGGCTAGAGTATATATGGCCTATAAGGTTTGCTGTAGGATGGATGTTTTTAGATGGTGGTTTAAGAAAAGCAGTATTAAAGCCAGCTAAACTAGACCCTAATTCTCCTTCATTTGTTGGAGGAAAACTAGTTAACTTCTTACCCCATGCAGGACCATTTAAACCATTTTTACTAATGACTTTAGAGAATCACGCATTAAATGTAACTTTCTTAACAATATTCAGTTACATAGAGATTCTAGCTGGTCTATTCTTAGTTATAGGACTTTTGACGAGACTAGCTGCCTTTGGTGCAGCTGTAATGGCTATTGGTATGGCTCCAGCTTACTGGTTAGGTTCAACATGTGAGGATGAGTGGCAAATTGGTTCATTACTAACTGCTGGAGCTATAGTAGTTATGTTAACTGGTGCTGGTAGGGTTTGGGGATTGGATTATTTCCTCTACAAGAAGTTTGGTGATAGAGGTATTGCTAATGTTCCAATATTAAAGTGGATTAAATTGTGGTGA
- a CDS encoding DUF3834 domain-containing protein, with the protein MNSQNKIRILAAPGPVSYPLLAYQMKNKDIEIIFGKEGGKDVDAIVDSTVSLAKRGLRIDFITVKKLMLISPKLTEGKIGVWRKGSAADVLTRAVIDLKKVKAELVYSDDMMQLVNMLKNNQISAATLSSALGKGEAFEDLLNVPGSCGIHINSQEDKVINAYMEGITIIKENLDIAADYIVKNLPIKISKEFVTGVLKNAEFNVYKGGEFREFYELVKKYSSN; encoded by the coding sequence ATGAATTCTCAGAATAAAATTAGAATATTAGCCGCTCCAGGCCCAGTATCCTACCCTTTATTAGCATATCAAATGAAGAATAAAGACATAGAAATAATTTTCGGAAAAGAAGGTGGAAAAGATGTCGATGCTATAGTTGATTCTACAGTTTCATTAGCAAAAAGAGGGCTAAGGATTGATTTTATTACTGTAAAGAAGTTAATGTTGATTTCGCCTAAACTAACAGAGGGTAAAATAGGAGTTTGGAGAAAGGGGAGTGCTGCTGACGTTTTAACAAGAGCTGTAATAGATCTAAAAAAGGTTAAGGCTGAACTAGTATACTCTGATGATATGATGCAACTTGTAAATATGTTAAAGAATAATCAAATTAGTGCAGCAACATTATCTTCTGCTTTAGGGAAAGGAGAAGCATTTGAAGATCTACTTAACGTTCCAGGAAGTTGTGGAATTCACATAAATTCACAAGAGGATAAAGTTATTAATGCGTATATGGAGGGAATAACTATAATTAAAGAAAACTTAGATATAGCTGCAGATTATATTGTTAAAAATTTACCAATAAAGATTAGTAAGGAGTTTGTAACTGGTGTATTGAAAAATGCAGAGTTTAACGTCTATAAAGGAGGAGAATTTAGAGAATTTTATGAATTAGTAAAGAAATATTCTAGTAACTAA